The uncultured Pseudodesulfovibrio sp. genome includes a region encoding these proteins:
- a CDS encoding UbiD family decarboxylase translates to MGYRNTRECLDALEAKGELARIDKSVDAKIEIGAIQRRVFRAKGPALLFSNVRGCRFPMAANLYGTRERMRFLFRDTLETVERLMKLKLDPMECLRRPWQYLGAPRTAWHTLPKKVSDGPVMANETVISSLPELQSWPMDGGPYVTLPQVYTEDPAAPGFAGSNLGMYRVQLSGNEYVRDREVGLHYQIHRGIGHHHAEALRRGEPLKVNIAVGGAPSMTLAAMMPLPEGLAEIFFAGALGGHRIPMVKRPGGLPIPAEADFCICGTVVRGGEKPEGPFGDHLGYYSLAHDFPVLRVDKVYHRDDAIWPFTTVGRPPQEDTLFGEFVHELTAELVPSVFAGVHEVHAVDAAGVHPLLLAVGSERYVPYAAERQPQELLTNAMALLGNTQTSLSKYVLIAAREDLPHGVGCHDVPEFFRHLLERVDLTRDLHFITRTTIDTLDYSGISLNQGSKLVLAVAGSRKRELAVEVPSGLDLPRGFRDPQVFAPGILIIKGPKHSRKRDQQDPALDRLGDMLAKVPGIEGFPLVVVADDAGFAAENWDNFLWVTFTRSDPATDIYGAGAFTHAKHWGADKALVVDARLKTYHAPPLEEDPEVEKRVDELGAKGGPLHGII, encoded by the coding sequence ATGGGATACAGGAATACGCGTGAATGCCTCGATGCTCTCGAGGCCAAGGGTGAGCTTGCCCGCATCGACAAGAGTGTGGACGCAAAAATAGAGATCGGCGCCATTCAGCGCAGGGTATTCCGGGCCAAGGGTCCGGCTCTGCTCTTCAGCAATGTCAGGGGCTGTCGTTTCCCCATGGCCGCCAACCTCTATGGTACGCGGGAGCGCATGCGCTTCCTCTTCCGCGACACCCTGGAAACGGTCGAGCGGCTGATGAAACTCAAGCTCGACCCTATGGAGTGCCTGCGCCGTCCATGGCAATATCTGGGTGCGCCCAGAACGGCCTGGCATACCTTGCCCAAAAAGGTCTCGGACGGTCCGGTCATGGCCAACGAGACCGTCATTTCCAGCCTGCCGGAACTCCAGTCCTGGCCCATGGACGGCGGCCCCTACGTGACGCTTCCCCAGGTCTACACCGAGGACCCGGCCGCGCCGGGCTTTGCCGGGTCCAACCTCGGCATGTACCGCGTCCAGCTGTCGGGCAACGAATATGTCCGCGATCGGGAAGTGGGGCTGCATTACCAGATCCATCGGGGCATAGGCCATCACCACGCCGAGGCTCTGCGCCGTGGCGAACCGCTCAAGGTCAACATTGCGGTGGGCGGCGCACCGTCCATGACTCTGGCCGCCATGATGCCCCTGCCCGAGGGGCTGGCCGAGATATTTTTTGCCGGAGCACTGGGCGGCCACCGGATCCCCATGGTCAAACGGCCGGGCGGTTTACCCATCCCTGCCGAAGCGGACTTTTGCATCTGCGGCACGGTGGTGCGGGGTGGGGAAAAGCCCGAGGGACCGTTCGGCGACCATCTGGGCTATTACAGCCTGGCCCACGATTTCCCGGTGCTCAGGGTGGACAAGGTCTACCATCGCGACGATGCGATCTGGCCCTTCACCACAGTGGGCCGCCCGCCTCAGGAGGACACCCTGTTTGGCGAGTTCGTCCACGAGCTGACCGCCGAGCTGGTGCCGTCGGTTTTTGCCGGTGTGCATGAGGTGCACGCCGTGGACGCAGCCGGGGTGCACCCGCTGCTCCTGGCCGTGGGCAGTGAGCGTTACGTGCCGTACGCCGCCGAACGCCAGCCGCAGGAGCTGCTGACCAACGCCATGGCGCTGCTTGGCAATACCCAGACCTCGCTGTCGAAATACGTGCTCATCGCGGCCCGGGAAGACCTGCCGCATGGTGTGGGCTGCCACGACGTGCCCGAATTCTTCCGCCACTTGCTGGAGCGGGTGGATTTGACCCGCGATCTGCATTTCATCACCCGGACCACCATCGATACCCTGGACTACTCGGGCATCAGCCTGAACCAGGGGTCCAAGCTCGTTCTGGCTGTGGCCGGGAGCCGCAAACGCGAACTGGCCGTGGAGGTCCCGTCCGGACTCGATCTGCCGCGCGGGTTCCGTGATCCGCAGGTCTTCGCGCCGGGTATCCTGATCATCAAGGGCCCCAAGCACAGCCGCAAGCGGGACCAGCAGGACCCGGCCCTGGATCGGCTGGGCGACATGCTGGCCAAGGTCCCCGGCATCGAGGGATTCCCCCTGGTGGTGGTTGCCGACGACGCGGGATTCGCGGCCGAGAACTGGGACAACTTCCTGTGGGTGACCTTTACCCGCTCCGACCCGGCCACGGACATTTATGGCGCAGGCGCATTCACCCACGCCAAGCACTGGGGGGCAGACAAGGCCCTGGTGGTGGACGCCCGGCTGAAGACCTACCACGCACCGCCCCTTGAGGAAGACCCCGAGGTGGAGAAACGGGTGGACGAACTGGGCGCCAAGGGCGGCCCGCTGCACGGAATCATCTAA
- a CDS encoding Hpt domain-containing protein → MIQRGDEVLEVFIEETTDRLDSIESGLLQLENCGDCDPEVINSIFRDAHSVKAGSNLLKLTTVEDLAHKLENVFEMIRKKQIAPSEVIITACLESVDKLRELIENIENSDTISTRLHSHMLAVAVQKTLQGD, encoded by the coding sequence TTGATCCAGCGAGGGGATGAAGTCCTCGAAGTATTTATCGAAGAAACAACGGACCGGCTCGACTCCATCGAGTCGGGTCTGTTGCAGTTGGAAAACTGCGGCGACTGCGACCCGGAAGTCATCAATTCCATCTTTCGCGACGCCCATTCTGTCAAGGCAGGGTCCAACCTGCTCAAGCTGACCACTGTAGAAGACCTGGCCCACAAGCTTGAAAACGTTTTCGAGATGATCCGCAAGAAGCAGATTGCCCCTTCGGAAGTCATCATCACCGCCTGCCTCGAATCCGTGGACAAGCTCCGCGAACTGATCGAGAACATAGAAAACAGCGACACCATATCCACCCGGCTGCACTCGCACATGCTCGCGGTGGCGGTCCAGAAGACCCTGCAAGGGGACTAG
- a CDS encoding chemotaxis protein has protein sequence MSKSAIDTGILLETGTNELEILEFYINEIREEGKEPVPNFFGINVAKVMQVIETPNLEPPESAPHPSFMGTIPLRDLILPVLDLSVWLELDMPKTERDIVIVTEFSKSVTGFLVSGVTEIHRVGWGEVIPPSSIISTNTDAIVGLIDKGDYFVQLLDLETILSQFEPDSGVEITVSTNEYKVLVADDSATIRAMIKANLTEANFRPMITTNGDEALRTVMDLKAKAEAEGRDITEYVDLVISDIEMPLMDGFSLTKNIKQDPVLRKLPVILYSSIITNELRHKGESVGADMQISKPDLHTIPQVALELIEGGAD, from the coding sequence ATGAGCAAAAGCGCCATCGATACCGGGATTCTCCTGGAGACGGGAACAAATGAACTCGAAATACTCGAGTTCTATATCAACGAGATCCGTGAAGAGGGGAAGGAACCGGTCCCGAACTTTTTCGGCATCAACGTGGCCAAGGTCATGCAGGTCATCGAGACCCCAAACCTGGAACCGCCCGAATCGGCGCCCCATCCCTCGTTCATGGGAACCATTCCCCTGCGCGACCTCATCCTCCCGGTACTAGACCTGTCCGTCTGGCTTGAACTGGACATGCCCAAGACCGAACGGGATATCGTCATCGTCACCGAGTTCAGCAAATCAGTGACCGGCTTTCTGGTTTCGGGCGTGACCGAGATTCACCGGGTTGGATGGGGCGAAGTCATTCCGCCTTCAAGCATCATCTCCACCAACACGGACGCCATCGTTGGCCTCATCGACAAGGGCGACTACTTTGTCCAGCTCCTGGACCTGGAGACCATCCTGTCCCAGTTCGAGCCCGACAGCGGCGTGGAAATCACCGTTTCCACCAACGAGTACAAAGTCCTGGTGGCCGATGACTCGGCAACCATCCGGGCCATGATCAAGGCAAACCTGACCGAGGCCAACTTCCGGCCCATGATCACTACCAACGGCGACGAGGCCCTGCGTACCGTGATGGATCTCAAGGCCAAGGCCGAGGCCGAAGGCCGGGACATCACCGAATACGTCGATCTGGTCATTTCCGACATCGAGATGCCCCTCATGGACGGATTCAGTCTTACCAAGAATATCAAGCAGGATCCGGTCTTGCGGAAACTCCCCGTTATCCTGTACTCTTCCATCATTACGAACGAACTGCGGCACAAAGGGGAATCGGTGGGCGCGGACATGCAGATATCAAAACCCGACCTGCACACCATCCCGCAAGTGGCGCTTGAACTTATTGAAGGTGGTGCGGATTGA
- a CDS encoding NAD-glutamate dehydrogenase domain-containing protein, whose product MDGNLPADPAKIREKLLKTLGESAETLVPWFYGDMPEYYFQTHGEDEQIKHLMALISGMVREEKQSIALHSPCGSRVTHISPSGDMDTLGWVLKQYRKKEIQHARLYSSRDDTLRLDTFVLGRQPLCAPDHAGVQEVLERARTGKMDLAPDDLSGFERFLGWASEDYMEKFEPARAVRHFKTCGCVENEERVQVQLEKDVHPGFDRIGVAMSQPPKKGLLHTVVNVLARQGIPVDRAYADEFERVGLPSITIMSFYLDRKRVDLEAGGALWLKLKRQLEMCKWFAPHGLEALAYEDGWELAEVMLMQAAGEFAHQFLIRKDLHAYTSSRIVYAVLKHRDVAGMLMEYFDVRFNPAFAGDRALALREQRDRVRAAIRDVDNVIHRDILTYIYKFFRYTLRTNYYLEHKLGLSFRLDPLILAPLRRKERPFGVYCFHGPYSWAFQVRYRDMARGGVRVVRTWSQEQFEVESNRLLDEVTKLARAQQFKNKDIPEGGSKAVILLGPEGDIDLAVKSMVDSFLDLLVVPEGSEGFVQPGIVDYLNREEIIFLGPDENITPAHIQWMADRAARRGYKWPSAFMSSKPGAGIAHKQYGVTSEGVIVFAEELLHTLGIDPRKQPFTVKITGGPAGDVASNVMRILIREYGDNARIVAMSDGHGAVHDPAGMDHGELLRLMDNNLRTSDFDKDCLVGEGAFAVAANDPKGTRIRNSLHNTVVADIFIPSGGRPDTINMSNWKAFLQPDGTPSAKGIVEGANIFISADARAQLEKSGVPVVPGPSANKTGVICSSYEILAGLILSEEEFLGIKEAYIPQLLDILRTRARSEARVLMREYKLAGGQRTVTELSYALSESINALADRVDAVLMESVERVADDPTLVEVLLAYCPPVLVEQYRDRIVQDLPRPHQMALLASYISARMLYQEGMGWADRLVSLRDVREVVFSYLEQEKIVAGLMAEVREAGLAHGELIDRILDFSGRKLLTLNRLGLG is encoded by the coding sequence ATGGACGGGAATTTGCCTGCTGATCCGGCCAAGATTCGGGAAAAACTGCTCAAGACCCTGGGAGAATCGGCTGAAACGCTGGTCCCATGGTTTTACGGCGACATGCCGGAATATTACTTTCAGACACATGGCGAAGACGAGCAGATAAAGCACCTAATGGCGCTCATCTCCGGCATGGTTCGCGAGGAGAAACAATCCATAGCCCTGCACAGCCCGTGCGGCTCCAGGGTCACGCATATCTCCCCAAGCGGGGACATGGACACCCTCGGCTGGGTCCTCAAGCAGTATCGCAAAAAGGAGATCCAGCATGCGCGTCTTTATTCCAGCCGGGACGATACCCTCAGGTTGGACACCTTTGTTCTCGGTCGGCAGCCCCTGTGTGCACCGGACCATGCGGGGGTGCAGGAGGTTCTGGAACGGGCGCGCACCGGGAAGATGGATCTCGCTCCCGACGACCTGAGCGGGTTCGAGCGGTTTCTCGGCTGGGCCAGCGAGGACTACATGGAGAAGTTCGAACCCGCCCGCGCCGTCCGCCATTTTAAGACCTGCGGCTGTGTGGAGAACGAGGAGCGGGTTCAGGTCCAGCTCGAAAAGGATGTTCATCCCGGTTTCGACCGCATTGGCGTGGCCATGTCCCAGCCGCCCAAAAAAGGGCTGCTGCATACGGTGGTCAACGTTCTGGCCCGACAGGGCATCCCCGTGGACCGGGCCTATGCCGACGAATTCGAGCGGGTGGGCCTTCCTTCTATTACGATCATGAGCTTCTATCTGGACCGGAAACGGGTGGACCTGGAAGCGGGCGGAGCGTTGTGGCTCAAGCTCAAGCGGCAGCTCGAGATGTGCAAATGGTTCGCGCCCCACGGTCTTGAAGCCCTGGCCTACGAGGACGGCTGGGAACTCGCCGAGGTCATGCTTATGCAGGCCGCAGGGGAGTTCGCCCACCAGTTCCTGATCCGCAAAGATCTGCACGCCTACACCTCCTCGCGCATCGTCTACGCCGTTCTCAAGCATAGGGACGTGGCAGGGATGCTCATGGAGTACTTTGACGTGCGTTTCAATCCGGCCTTTGCGGGCGACAGGGCTCTGGCCTTGCGAGAACAGCGCGATCGCGTCCGTGCGGCCATCAGGGACGTGGACAACGTCATCCACCGCGACATTCTTACCTACATCTACAAGTTTTTCCGCTATACCCTGCGCACCAACTACTACCTGGAACACAAGCTGGGCCTGAGCTTTAGGCTCGACCCGCTCATCCTGGCTCCGCTGCGGCGCAAGGAGCGGCCCTTCGGGGTGTACTGCTTCCACGGCCCCTACAGCTGGGCCTTCCAGGTGCGTTACCGCGACATGGCGCGCGGTGGGGTTCGGGTCGTCCGGACCTGGAGCCAGGAGCAGTTCGAGGTGGAATCCAACCGGTTGCTGGACGAGGTCACCAAACTGGCCCGGGCCCAGCAGTTCAAGAACAAGGACATTCCGGAGGGCGGCTCCAAGGCGGTCATCCTGCTCGGCCCGGAAGGGGACATCGACCTGGCTGTGAAGTCCATGGTCGATTCCTTCCTGGACCTGCTGGTCGTTCCCGAAGGAAGCGAGGGATTTGTCCAGCCCGGCATAGTGGATTATCTGAACCGCGAGGAGATCATCTTCCTGGGACCGGACGAGAACATTACCCCGGCGCACATCCAGTGGATGGCGGACCGGGCCGCGCGGCGCGGCTACAAATGGCCCAGCGCGTTCATGAGCTCCAAACCCGGTGCGGGCATTGCCCACAAGCAGTACGGCGTGACCTCGGAAGGGGTCATCGTCTTTGCCGAGGAACTGTTGCACACCCTCGGCATCGATCCCAGGAAACAGCCGTTCACGGTCAAGATCACAGGCGGACCAGCCGGTGACGTGGCCTCCAACGTCATGCGCATTCTCATTCGCGAGTATGGAGACAACGCCAGGATCGTGGCCATGTCCGACGGACACGGCGCGGTCCACGATCCGGCAGGCATGGACCATGGTGAGCTGCTTCGGCTCATGGACAACAATCTGCGGACCTCGGATTTCGACAAGGATTGCCTTGTCGGGGAAGGCGCCTTTGCCGTCGCTGCGAACGACCCCAAGGGCACGCGCATCCGCAACTCCCTGCACAACACCGTGGTCGCGGATATCTTCATCCCGTCCGGGGGCAGGCCGGACACCATAAACATGTCCAATTGGAAGGCGTTCCTGCAACCGGACGGCACGCCTTCGGCCAAGGGCATCGTGGAGGGGGCGAATATCTTCATCTCCGCCGACGCCCGTGCCCAGCTCGAGAAATCCGGAGTGCCGGTGGTGCCCGGCCCGTCGGCCAACAAGACCGGGGTCATCTGCTCGTCCTACGAGATCCTGGCCGGGCTCATCCTCAGCGAAGAGGAGTTCCTGGGTATCAAGGAAGCATACATCCCTCAGCTGCTGGACATTCTCAGGACGCGGGCGCGGTCGGAAGCGCGTGTGCTCATGCGGGAGTACAAGCTGGCCGGGGGGCAGCGGACCGTCACCGAACTCTCCTACGCCCTGTCCGAATCCATCAACGCCCTGGCCGACCGGGTGGACGCCGTGCTCATGGAGTCCGTGGAGCGTGTGGCCGATGACCCGACGCTGGTCGAGGTCCTTCTGGCCTACTGCCCGCCCGTGCTTGTCGAGCAGTATCGAGACCGTATCGTGCAAGATCTGCCCCGGCCTCATCAGATGGCTTTGCTCGCCTCGTACATCTCGGCCCGGATGCTGTACCAGGAGGGCATGGGCTGGGCGGACCGTCTGGTTTCACTGCGCGATGTGCGCGAGGTGGTGTTCAGCTATCTGGAGCAGGAAAAGATCGTGGCGGGGCTCATGGCCGAGGTGCGGGAAGCGGGGTTGGCTCACGGCGAACTGATCGATCGCATCCTCGATTTTTCGGGTCGCAAGCTGCTGACGCTGAACCGGCTGGGCCTTGGGTAG
- a CDS encoding metalloregulator ArsR/SmtB family transcription factor, whose protein sequence is MSNVACSDTEQHVKNVAAARESMLSEREFLFLAELFKALGDYTRVRILFALSIGELCVCALAEVLDMSQSAISHQLRLLRAAKLVRYRKEGKNVFYSLDDDHVRNLVSQGLDHIKEEA, encoded by the coding sequence ATGTCGAATGTAGCTTGTAGTGATACCGAACAGCACGTGAAAAACGTGGCTGCCGCCCGAGAGTCCATGCTCTCTGAAAGGGAATTCCTGTTCCTGGCCGAACTTTTCAAGGCGCTTGGGGACTATACCCGAGTACGCATCCTGTTCGCCTTGTCCATAGGTGAGCTCTGCGTATGCGCCCTGGCCGAGGTCCTGGATATGTCCCAGTCTGCCATCTCCCATCAGCTCAGGCTGCTGCGCGCCGCCAAGCTGGTGCGCTACCGCAAGGAGGGCAAGAACGTCTTTTATTCCCTGGACGACGACCATGTGCGCAACCTGGTCTCCCAGGGGCTGGATCACATTAAGGAAGAGGCGTAG
- a CDS encoding SO_0444 family Cu/Zn efflux transporter has protein sequence MLDIVVNVLVESWNVLVEAAPYVLFGFFVAGLLKGFVPDSFMARHLGGRSFGAVLKAAVIGVPLPLCSCGVLPAALGLRRQGASKGATTAFMISTPETGVDSMAVTYALIDPIMTVIRPVAASITAVFAGTLINAFPDDKAEPLPLAGLSQSSAGCTGCGCGGSCAVAPAPTFKGRFSAGMQYAFGEMIEDIGRWLLVGVLIAGIISAAIPADAVDRWVGTGLFSYVAMLVVALPLYVCATASTPIAASLLLKGLSPGAALVFLLAGPATNGATITVMLKTLGKRAAGLYVASIVICSLALAWVTDHLYAALGLDVRATVSEVGELLPHWVGVAAALLTLALVAKSLLGGFFGHAEGHSHGG, from the coding sequence ATGCTTGATATAGTCGTCAATGTTCTGGTCGAGTCCTGGAACGTGTTGGTGGAGGCCGCTCCGTATGTACTCTTCGGCTTTTTCGTGGCCGGTTTGCTCAAGGGATTTGTTCCCGATTCGTTCATGGCCCGCCATTTGGGCGGGAGGTCGTTTGGGGCGGTGCTGAAAGCCGCAGTCATCGGCGTACCTCTCCCGTTGTGCTCCTGCGGAGTGCTGCCCGCTGCTCTCGGACTGCGCAGGCAGGGGGCCAGCAAGGGGGCGACCACGGCCTTCATGATTTCCACTCCCGAGACCGGAGTCGATTCCATGGCGGTGACCTACGCCCTCATCGACCCCATCATGACCGTCATCAGACCCGTTGCCGCATCCATCACGGCAGTCTTCGCGGGTACCCTGATAAACGCCTTCCCCGATGACAAGGCTGAGCCCCTGCCGCTGGCCGGGTTGTCGCAAAGCTCCGCCGGCTGCACCGGTTGCGGCTGCGGCGGTTCCTGCGCCGTGGCACCTGCGCCCACCTTCAAGGGCCGCTTCTCGGCGGGTATGCAATACGCCTTCGGCGAGATGATCGAGGACATCGGGCGCTGGCTCCTGGTGGGCGTGCTCATAGCCGGGATCATCTCGGCGGCCATTCCGGCGGATGCCGTTGACCGTTGGGTGGGCACCGGCCTGTTCTCCTATGTGGCCATGCTGGTGGTGGCGTTGCCCCTGTACGTCTGCGCCACGGCCTCCACGCCCATCGCGGCCTCGCTTCTGCTCAAGGGCCTGTCTCCGGGCGCAGCACTGGTCTTTCTTCTGGCAGGACCGGCTACCAACGGAGCGACCATAACGGTCATGCTCAAGACGTTGGGCAAGCGGGCCGCCGGACTCTATGTGGCCTCCATCGTGATCTGTTCACTGGCGTTGGCCTGGGTGACAGACCACCTCTACGCGGCGCTCGGCCTGGACGTCCGTGCGACTGTTTCGGAAGTGGGCGAACTGCTGCCTCACTGGGTGGGTGTAGCCGCCGCGCTGCTGACTCTGGCCTTGGTTGCCAAGAGCCTTCTGGGCGGTTTCTTCGGGCATGCCGAAGGCCATTCCCACGGGGGGTGA
- a CDS encoding ABC transporter substrate-binding protein, protein MKKILLALAVILALATSARAEDIKIRFGILPVIDTLPLQVADREGLFAEQGLDVTLVRFMSALERDTAMQTGQIDGYFGDLVATYLLLDRGVPMHIALTSWRTTPGYPMFGIALSPANRDRDLAGMQGRSLALSKSTVMEFLADKLEGHLGVQENYFERLEVKKMPIRLQMLLTDQVDSALLPEPLLSLARLKGGNVLVTAEDLNLPLTVLCLHKRYFENNGAAYTKFLAAYGEAVRRLAANPEKYRPLMAETCRIPKPLISKFPVYPFPAPELPATAELNEVQDWMIAKGLLKERVSDASALPPARN, encoded by the coding sequence ATGAAGAAAATCCTGCTAGCCCTGGCCGTGATCCTGGCTTTGGCCACCTCGGCGCGTGCCGAGGACATCAAGATACGTTTCGGCATCCTGCCGGTCATCGATACTCTGCCGTTGCAGGTGGCCGACAGGGAAGGGCTGTTTGCCGAGCAAGGCCTGGATGTGACTCTGGTCCGGTTCATGTCCGCGCTGGAACGCGACACGGCCATGCAGACCGGACAGATCGACGGCTATTTCGGCGATCTTGTGGCCACCTACCTGCTTCTGGATCGGGGTGTGCCCATGCATATCGCCCTGACTTCCTGGCGGACCACGCCGGGATACCCCATGTTCGGCATCGCTCTTTCGCCCGCCAACCGCGACCGTGATCTGGCCGGGATGCAGGGCCGCTCTCTGGCCTTGTCCAAGTCTACGGTCATGGAGTTTCTGGCCGACAAGCTGGAAGGCCATCTTGGGGTGCAGGAGAACTATTTCGAGCGGCTGGAAGTCAAAAAAATGCCCATCCGTCTGCAGATGCTGCTGACCGACCAGGTCGACTCGGCCCTGTTGCCCGAGCCGTTGCTTTCTCTGGCCCGGCTCAAGGGCGGTAATGTCCTGGTCACGGCCGAGGACCTGAATCTCCCGCTCACCGTGCTTTGCCTGCACAAACGTTATTTCGAGAATAACGGCGCAGCCTATACGAAGTTCCTGGCCGCATACGGCGAGGCGGTCCGGCGGCTGGCAGCCAATCCCGAGAAATATCGTCCGCTCATGGCCGAGACCTGCCGCATCCCCAAGCCGCTCATCTCGAAATTCCCGGTGTATCCCTTCCCCGCACCCGAGTTGCCCGCAACTGCGGAGTTGAACGAGGTTCAGGACTGGATGATCGCCAAGGGATTGCTCAAGGAACGGGTGTCCGACGCTTCGGCCCTGCCGCCCGCGCGCAACTAG
- a CDS encoding ABC transporter ATP-binding protein, whose protein sequence is MLTAENLGKSYDGKTVIQDVNFTLEQGETLAVVGPSGCGKTTLLYLLSGLAAPDTGRALLGGEPISGPASDISIILQDYGLLPWRTVIDNVALGLKIQGVGRRERLERARAQLAEVGITGRDNDYPANLSGGEQQRVAIARAFVTRPRLTLLDEPFSSLDALTRERLQLALLTAWQVRRVPYVLVTHSLEEAVMLGQRIMVMSARPARPVAVFDNPGFGDARIRDTEACFALLRELRHTVEAQW, encoded by the coding sequence ATGCTGACCGCTGAGAATCTGGGCAAGTCCTATGACGGCAAGACCGTTATTCAGGACGTCAACTTCACCTTGGAGCAGGGGGAGACCCTGGCCGTGGTCGGTCCGTCCGGTTGCGGCAAGACGACGCTGCTCTACCTGCTGAGCGGTCTGGCCGCGCCCGATACGGGGCGGGCCTTGCTCGGCGGTGAGCCCATCTCCGGCCCGGCCTCGGATATTTCCATTATTCTTCAAGATTACGGTCTGCTGCCCTGGCGTACGGTCATCGACAACGTGGCGCTCGGACTCAAGATTCAGGGCGTGGGCCGCAGGGAGCGGCTGGAACGGGCGCGCGCCCAGCTGGCCGAGGTCGGCATCACCGGGCGGGACAACGACTATCCTGCCAATCTTTCCGGCGGTGAGCAGCAGCGGGTGGCAATCGCACGCGCCTTTGTCACCCGGCCCCGGCTAACCCTGCTCGACGAACCCTTTTCCTCCCTGGACGCCCTGACCCGCGAGCGGCTGCAACTGGCCCTGCTCACGGCCTGGCAGGTGCGCCGGGTGCCTTATGTGCTGGTTACCCATTCGCTCGAAGAGGCGGTCATGCTCGGGCAAAGAATCATGGTCATGTCCGCACGACCGGCCCGTCCCGTGGCCGTGTTCGACAACCCCGGCTTCGGCGACGCGCGCATCCGCGACACCGAGGCGTGCTTCGCGCTGCTTCGGGAACTGCGCCATACTGTGGAGGCCCAGTGGTAA
- a CDS encoding ABC transporter permease subunit, translating to MVRPVNAILRYGLVVLVVGLLWKLTAVALGGVILPNPEDAVVALGQAMTTRIFWEHFGVSLYRSVTAMGLAWVTAFPLGLIMGSVNRVDDILAPFVFLTYPVPKIVLLPVFLLLLGLGDTSKIAMIALILGYQILVTTRDGVRSIHPKYFDSVRSLGGSNMDVLREVLLPAALPHGFTALRLGTGVSVAVLFFVESFATTRGLGYMIMDAWGAMDYLTMFSGILGMSIMGAALYEVANVLERKACKWMFLRAKD from the coding sequence GTGGTAAGGCCGGTCAACGCCATACTGCGCTACGGCCTGGTCGTCCTGGTGGTGGGCCTGCTCTGGAAGCTGACCGCCGTGGCGCTGGGCGGGGTCATTCTGCCAAATCCCGAAGATGCCGTGGTGGCTCTGGGGCAGGCAATGACCACACGCATCTTCTGGGAGCACTTCGGGGTCAGTCTGTATCGTTCGGTGACCGCCATGGGGCTGGCCTGGGTAACGGCCTTTCCGCTGGGCCTGATCATGGGCAGCGTCAATCGCGTGGACGACATCCTGGCTCCGTTCGTCTTCCTGACCTACCCGGTACCCAAGATCGTGCTCCTGCCGGTGTTCCTGCTTCTGCTTGGATTGGGCGACACCTCGAAGATCGCCATGATCGCGCTCATTCTCGGCTATCAAATACTGGTCACCACCCGCGACGGGGTGCGGTCCATCCATCCCAAATATTTCGATTCGGTTCGCTCTCTGGGCGGCTCGAACATGGACGTACTGCGCGAGGTTCTGCTCCCGGCGGCTTTGCCGCACGGGTTCACGGCGCTTCGGCTCGGCACCGGCGTGTCCGTGGCCGTGCTTTTTTTCGTTGAATCCTTTGCCACCACCAGGGGGCTGGGATATATGATCATGGACGCTTGGGGAGCCATGGACTACCTGACCATGTTCTCCGGCATCCTCGGCATGTCCATCATGGGCGCGGCCCTGTATGAGGTCGCCAACGTTCTGGAACGCAAGGCATGCAAGTGGATGTTTTTGCGCGCCAAGGATTAA